The Agrococcus carbonis genome has a window encoding:
- a CDS encoding M23 family metallopeptidase, translating to MFRKAAIAALALLFFAPAAALLGVGVLMNPAAAYCATPAGMVNLGPIPDSLTVTTANGETFTLNRQQLTHAATIISVGNGITDVGRPGIKIALMAALTESTLRMLTNTSAYPESANYPNDGNGGDHDSLGLFQMRPQSGWGSVAELMDPDYQARAFFGGPTGPNYPSPRGLLDIPGWQQMDPGEAAQAVEVSAYPDRYRNYAPVADSILATLTRSGSATGGVGGPAVSSSRVVFPLPEGTWVLTSPFGMRVHPITGERKLHTGTDFAAADGTPILAAADGTVTFAEFSGGYGGLIVIEHAIDGKTVATAYAHMWQSGIHVRPGDRVSAGQHIGDVGSSGMSTGAHLHFEVRPGGANGEAIDAAAWLNEHGAANLPTATSGSPAACNTTTAGTPTGVDGDPDRLVDDPTSSGKITARMLHLYQQTLAAFPDTGWGCYSPRPGTKSEHPLGRACDITFGNRIGQRPTPAQLDAGWKVTNWMKDNADVLGVEYLIWQGKIWSLGRDADGWRPYNGGGMHDPASITGGHYDHLHVTVKAG from the coding sequence GTGTTCCGCAAAGCCGCCATCGCGGCCCTGGCGCTGCTGTTCTTCGCCCCCGCCGCAGCACTGCTCGGGGTTGGGGTGCTGATGAACCCCGCCGCGGCCTACTGTGCAACCCCTGCCGGGATGGTGAACCTCGGCCCGATCCCGGACTCGCTCACCGTCACGACCGCGAACGGCGAGACCTTCACCCTGAATCGTCAACAGCTCACGCACGCGGCCACCATCATCTCTGTCGGCAACGGCATCACCGACGTGGGCCGGCCCGGGATCAAGATCGCGCTGATGGCCGCGCTCACCGAGTCCACGCTGCGGATGCTCACCAACACGAGCGCCTACCCCGAGTCGGCAAACTACCCGAACGACGGCAACGGCGGCGACCACGACTCCCTCGGCCTGTTCCAGATGCGCCCACAGTCCGGGTGGGGTTCGGTCGCCGAACTCATGGACCCCGACTATCAGGCGCGAGCGTTCTTCGGCGGGCCGACCGGACCGAACTACCCCTCGCCGCGCGGCCTGCTCGACATCCCCGGCTGGCAACAGATGGACCCCGGCGAAGCCGCCCAAGCCGTCGAGGTCTCCGCCTACCCCGACCGCTACCGCAACTACGCGCCCGTCGCCGACAGCATCCTCGCCACCCTCACCAGAAGCGGCAGCGCGACTGGCGGCGTTGGTGGCCCGGCAGTGTCGTCGTCGCGGGTGGTGTTCCCGCTGCCCGAGGGCACCTGGGTGCTGACCTCGCCGTTCGGGATGCGCGTGCACCCGATCACCGGCGAACGGAAACTGCACACCGGCACCGACTTCGCAGCGGCCGACGGCACGCCGATCCTCGCCGCCGCGGACGGCACCGTCACCTTCGCCGAGTTCTCCGGTGGATACGGCGGCCTCATCGTCATCGAGCACGCCATCGACGGCAAGACCGTCGCGACCGCCTACGCGCACATGTGGCAGAGCGGCATCCACGTCCGTCCCGGAGACCGCGTGAGCGCCGGGCAGCACATCGGCGATGTCGGCTCCTCGGGCATGAGCACCGGCGCACATCTGCACTTCGAGGTCCGGCCCGGCGGCGCGAACGGCGAGGCCATCGACGCCGCCGCCTGGCTCAACGAGCACGGGGCCGCGAACCTGCCCACGGCGACCAGCGGATCACCTGCCGCCTGCAACACGACCACCGCGGGCACGCCCACCGGCGTCGATGGAGACCCCGACCGGCTCGTCGACGATCCCACCAGCTCGGGCAAGATCACCGCCCGCATGCTCCACCTCTACCAGCAGACCCTCGCCGCGTTCCCCGACACCGGCTGGGGCTGCTACTCACCGCGCCCCGGCACCAAGTCCGAGCACCCCCTCGGGCGGGCGTGCGACATCACCTTCGGCAACCGCATCGGCCAGCGACCCACCCCGGCCCAACTCGACGCCGGCTGGAAGGTCACCAACTGGATGAAGGACAACGCCGACGTGCTCGGCGTCGAGTACCTGATCTGGCAAGGGAAAATCTGGTCCCTCGGCCGCGACGCCGACGGCTGGCGACCCTACAACGGCGGCGGCATGCACGACCCCGCCTCCATCACCGGAGGCCACTACGATCACCTCCACGTCACCGTCAAGGCAGGTTGA
- a CDS encoding ParB N-terminal domain-containing protein, whose translation MTEPQIGSIQLDRTVDSILVGTRHRADLGDIDALAASIDRDGLLQPVTITIDGVLVCGARRLAAIKKLGWRTVNVWVRSGLSDRLGQLLAEQDDNMLHKPYTQLEAAGLYREIKQMMAEDAARRKSATQFSSENQPGNDGGANFAPPSSGPLGKAREQAAAMIPGGASHTTLEKIGYLEDIANNPTQPETLRAEAAAGLERIEAGDPVHPIYQAIRDADTTARERREAELHARAEAAVAHAKSIKKGKRTPPRPLPVVTDNGQPVRYPLRAFIQTWGELTKWWTHYDADTLAAELTDEQLENFLATADGTVRFADALRAAREATAERPRLRAL comes from the coding sequence GTGACCGAGCCACAGATCGGCAGCATCCAGCTCGACCGCACCGTCGATTCGATCCTCGTCGGCACCCGGCACCGCGCAGACCTCGGCGACATCGACGCACTCGCGGCATCCATCGACCGCGACGGACTGCTACAACCTGTCACCATCACCATCGACGGCGTGCTCGTGTGCGGGGCACGACGCCTGGCCGCGATCAAGAAGCTCGGCTGGCGCACCGTCAACGTGTGGGTTCGCAGTGGCCTGTCTGATCGGCTCGGGCAGCTCCTCGCCGAGCAGGACGACAACATGCTCCACAAGCCCTACACCCAGCTCGAAGCCGCCGGCCTCTACCGCGAAATCAAGCAAATGATGGCGGAGGACGCGGCCCGACGGAAGTCCGCCACGCAGTTCAGCAGCGAGAACCAGCCGGGAAACGACGGTGGTGCAAACTTTGCACCACCGTCGAGCGGGCCACTCGGGAAGGCCCGTGAGCAAGCGGCGGCGATGATTCCCGGCGGTGCCTCGCACACGACGCTGGAGAAGATCGGCTACCTCGAAGACATCGCCAACAACCCCACCCAGCCCGAGACGTTGCGCGCCGAGGCTGCCGCCGGGCTGGAGCGGATTGAGGCCGGTGACCCGGTGCATCCGATCTACCAGGCGATCCGCGATGCCGACACCACCGCGCGGGAGCGACGTGAGGCCGAGCTGCACGCTCGCGCCGAAGCAGCCGTGGCCCACGCGAAGTCGATCAAGAAGGGCAAGCGCACGCCACCGCGGCCCCTACCGGTTGTCACGGACAACGGCCAACCCGTCCGCTACCCGCTGCGCGCGTTCATCCAGACCTGGGGCGAACTGACGAAATGGTGGACCCACTACGACGCCGACACCCTCGCAGCCGAGCTGACCGATGAGCAACTCGAGAACTTCCTCGCCACCGCCGACGGCACCGTCCGGTTCGCCGATGCCCTCCGAGCCGCCCGTGAGGCCACGGCGGAGAGGCCACGCCTCCGCGCGCTCTGA
- a CDS encoding DUF2637 domain-containing protein produces the protein MTAVAGTVFIAAGAFWLSFTSLADLAARSGIGTGQAWAWPLIVDGIIVVATVAVVALAGQRSAWYPWALLVGGALVSVTANAIHAVVAADVDVPRMLAASVAAVPPVVLLAITHLTVILTRTTDPATALAAAAESIPALPSGEPEPPRRDDGVADRRALGWELREAGWSNKRIARELGVHPSTVGRWFAVAHLTDTTDTADEREETTP, from the coding sequence ATGACGGCGGTAGCAGGGACGGTGTTCATCGCCGCCGGGGCATTCTGGCTGTCGTTCACGTCCCTGGCCGACCTGGCCGCTCGCTCCGGGATCGGGACGGGTCAGGCGTGGGCGTGGCCACTGATCGTAGACGGCATCATCGTCGTCGCCACGGTCGCCGTCGTCGCCCTCGCCGGGCAACGCTCGGCCTGGTACCCGTGGGCGCTGCTGGTCGGCGGCGCCCTCGTCTCGGTGACGGCGAACGCGATCCATGCTGTCGTCGCCGCAGACGTCGACGTGCCACGGATGCTCGCGGCCTCGGTCGCCGCAGTTCCGCCCGTCGTGCTGCTGGCGATCACGCACCTGACCGTGATCCTCACCCGCACCACCGACCCGGCCACCGCACTTGCCGCCGCTGCGGAGTCGATACCGGCTCTGCCGTCTGGCGAGCCGGAACCGCCCCGTCGCGACGACGGTGTGGCGGATCGGCGGGCTCTGGGGTGGGAGCTGCGGGAGGCGGGCTGGTCGAACAAGCGGATCGCCCGCGAGCTCGGGGTGCATCCCTCGACCGTGGGTCGCTGGTTCGCCGTCGCGCACCTCACTGACACCACCGACACCGCCGACGAGCGGGAGGAGACGACGCCATGA